One Mesorhizobium loti genomic window carries:
- a CDS encoding Response regulator containing CheY-like receiver, AAA-type ATPase, and DNA-binding domains, whose translation MSVSKHKPIVAVVDDDPRLLESMEELLESAGYVARSFSSARQLLISGLSGLDVLITDIGMPGMDGFELRDLVNRARPGLPVFLITGRHEIADQDRAKGISGFFRKPFDAHALLAAVGETLRNHDTEDGHES comes from the coding sequence GTGAGCGTGAGCAAGCATAAGCCCATTGTGGCGGTTGTGGACGACGATCCAAGACTGCTCGAGTCAATGGAGGAACTCCTTGAGTCCGCTGGCTATGTGGCCCGCAGCTTCTCATCGGCGCGACAATTGTTGATCAGCGGACTATCGGGTCTGGACGTGCTCATCACCGACATCGGGATGCCTGGCATGGATGGCTTTGAACTTCGCGACCTGGTGAACAGGGCACGTCCGGGATTGCCGGTGTTCCTGATTACGGGTCGCCACGAGATAGCCGATCAGGACCGCGCAAAGGGGATCAGTGGGTTCTTCCGGAAGCCCTTCGATGCCCACGCCCTCCTTGCGGCCGTCGGCGAGACTTTGCGCAACCATGATACGGAGGACGGACATGAGAGTTGA
- a CDS encoding Response regulator produces the protein MTTDDHIVFVVDDDERVREALSELLASHGLHAVAFGSAGDYVSADKPNVPACLILDVELPDINGLDLQKQIAERDHPPIVFITGHGDIPSSVRAIKDGAVDFLTKPFSDSDLMAAIRVAIARDRDIRSARAELGVLRQRYLELTPREREVLPLVVSGLLNKQAAAELGISEVTLQIHRRNVMQKMMAASLADLVRIAERLEIPITHSRRTGGE, from the coding sequence ATGACGACAGATGATCATATTGTCTTCGTCGTAGATGACGATGAACGCGTTCGGGAGGCTCTCAGCGAGTTGCTTGCCTCGCACGGACTGCATGCCGTCGCGTTTGGATCGGCTGGGGACTATGTCAGCGCGGACAAGCCAAACGTCCCAGCCTGCCTCATCCTCGATGTCGAGTTGCCGGATATCAACGGGCTCGATCTACAGAAGCAGATCGCGGAAAGGGATCATCCGCCGATCGTCTTCATAACCGGGCATGGCGACATTCCATCATCCGTTCGGGCAATCAAGGATGGTGCGGTGGATTTCTTGACCAAGCCTTTCAGCGACTCCGATCTCATGGCCGCAATTCGGGTGGCGATCGCGCGCGATCGCGACATCAGATCGGCACGTGCCGAACTTGGCGTGTTGAGGCAGCGCTATCTGGAACTCACGCCACGCGAACGTGAAGTGCTGCCGCTGGTGGTGAGCGGCCTGCTCAACAAGCAGGCAGCCGCCGAGTTGGGGATCAGCGAGGTCACTTTGCAAATCCATAGAAGGAACGTCATGCAGAAGATGATGGCGGCGTCCCTGGCCGATCTGGTGCGTATCGCGGAGCGACTGGAAATACCGATAACCCATTCGCGCCGAACGGGAGGGGAGTGA